One window of Bos javanicus breed banteng chromosome 1, ARS-OSU_banteng_1.0, whole genome shotgun sequence genomic DNA carries:
- the TMEM207 gene encoding transmembrane protein 207, which translates to MLRSRLLSDASVISKAGILCLPLFQLVLSDTPCEENEMCINYKDHYTNGWYIWFLLLIFLVALLCGTVIFCFQCCLRRLKNGPRRRTMAVFAVGDLDSVCGTEAAVTPTVGMHLHTQNPELFRAPCFGVLGPPPPYEETKIKPSSDLDR; encoded by the exons ATGTTGAGATCCAGACTTTTAAGTGACGCTTCAGTGATCTCAAAAGCAGGAATCTTGTGTCTGCCACTATTCCAG TTGGTGCTATCGGACACACcatgtgaagaaaatgaaat GTGCATAAACTATAAAGATCATTACACAAATGGCTGGTATATCTG GTTCTTGCTGctgattttcctggtggctcttcTCTGTGGAACAGTGATCTTCTGCTTCCAGTGCTGCCTGAGGAGACTCAAAAATGGTCCCCGAAGACGCACCATGGCTGTTTTTGCTGTTGGAGATTTGGACTCCGTTTGCG GGACAGAAGCAGCTGTGACTCCAACTGTTGGAATGCACCTTCACACTCAAAACCCTGAACTGTTTCGTGCTCCCTGTTTTGGAGTTTTAGGCCCCCCGCCTCCATATGAAGAAACTAAAATCAAGCCGAGTTCAGATCTAGATCGCTAA